From the genome of Nasonia vitripennis strain AsymCx chromosome 1, Nvit_psr_1.1, whole genome shotgun sequence, one region includes:
- the Or227 gene encoding odorant receptor 227: MPTGMDSLTTTFQSISSSHLMFLQLSLFLPLESKSFSQRLISNLLQLWNHLMVIVYNVSYAGYGIGMALRRDIEIDYICEQIVVETFSARYILLCFKRAQLRRLIESCKRLWGYLEVGEDIVVRQFERKGHFFRHFLILSSLMAVTSYVVTAHFLRLPPLEANGTERKMLPFRFFMDVQEGPAFNAMYALQIINSYYLVFMFASVETVSLYLIMMACGYLRSLQDRLLSLITEMNEDDLSKNGEATFNVVMGCAHFHQKIMIFCKDVDQMTRTLFLFACFCPIYNMSITGIKLLESDEDKFKYASLLFVNLFQFFSCQWAPEFLIIESEAIATAAYFASLQPFAPSHREKINRILYFMMMRAQKPIQLTAGGFIKLSIETFGAMVKSAFSFFAVLRSFRT; this comes from the exons ATGCCAACCGGAATGGATAGTCTTACCACTACATTCCAGTCGATCTCCTCGTCGCACTTGATGTTCCTGCAGCTGTCTTTGTTCCTCCCACTGGAGAGCAAGAGCTTTTCTCAACGTTTAATAAGCAATTTGCTTCAGCTCTGGAACCACTTGATGGTCATCGTGTACAACGTGTCGTATGCAGGCTACGGGATAGGCATGGCCCTACGTCGCGACATAGAAATCGACTACATCTGCGAGCAGATAGTCGTCGAGACTTTCAGTGCGCGATACATCTTGCTGTGCTTCAAGCGCGCGCAGCTTCGTCGTCTCATCGAATCCTGCAAGAGGCTTTGGGGCTACCTCGAAGTCGGGGAGGATATAGTCGTGCGTCAGTTCGAACGAAAGGGTCACTTCTTTCGACACTTCTTGATACTGTCATCGCTAATGGCGGTGACTTCGTACGTCGTAACGGCACACTTCCTTAGGCTACCGCCGTTAGAGGCCAACGGCACCGAGAGGAAGATGTTGCCGTTTAGGTTCTTCATGGACGTTCAAGAAGGGCCGGCCTTCAACGCTATGTACGCGTTACAGATCATTAACTCGTATTATCTGGTCTTCATGTTCGCCAGCGTGGAAACGGTCTCGCTCTACCTGATAATGATGGCTTGTGGATATCTGCGATCGCTTCAGGACCGGCTGTTGAGTTTGATCACGGAAATGAACGAGGATGACTTGAGCAAAAATGGCGAGGCTACGTTTAACGTCGTCATGGGATGTGCGCATTTTCATCAGAAAATCATGAT CTTCTGCAAGGACGTGGATCAAATGACACGAACGCTTTTTTTATTCGCCTGTTTCTGCCCTATCTACAACATGTCCATCACGGGTATTAAGCTTCTGGAG AGCGACGAGGACAAATTCAAGTACGCCTCGTTATTGTTCGTCAACCTGTTTCAATTCTTCTCCTGCCAGTGGGCTCCGGAGTTCCTGATCATAGAA AGCGAAGCCATCGCAACGGCCGCCTACTTTGCGAGCTTGCAGCCGTTCGCACCAAGTCACCGAGAGAAGATCAATCGGATACTGTACTTCATGATGATGAGAGCCCAGAAACCGATTCAACTGACTGCCGGTGGGTTCATCAAACTGTCCATCGAAACTTTCGGTGCG ATGGTGAAAAGCGCGTTCTCTTTCTTTGCTGTCTTGCGAAGCTTCAGAACTTGA